One region of Oryza sativa Japonica Group chromosome 5, ASM3414082v1 genomic DNA includes:
- the LOC9271026 gene encoding AAA-ATPase At3g50940 has protein sequence MSWSGDYEKYMATAAAVAGTAMVVRGVVSELVPDELREMLRSAARGIRARVSSTHTVVIDETEGLSTNQIYDAARTYLAARINTDMQRLRASRVDDAQGIMITMDQGEEMLDVHDGVEYTWRLVSRDTAAAATAHAAPYGIGGGGAANRRGRSRFEVKSFEVSFHKKHKEKALRSYLPFVIDTAKAMNDKHRNLKMHMIEYDAWTAVDLRHPSTFDTLAMDHSLKHSVMYDLERFVKRKDYYRRIGRAWKRGYLLYGPPGTGKSSLIAAMANYLKFDIYDLELTEVKSNSDLRRLLVGMSNRSILVVEDIDCTIDLQQRDEGEIKRAKPTYSGEENEDKVTLSGLLNFVDGLWSTSGEERIIVFTTNYRERLDPALLRPGRMDMHIHMGYCTREAFRVLASNYHNVENHAMYPEIEQLIEEVLTTPAEVAEVLMRNDDVDVALQVLAEFLKAKRNEPGETKAENKNGNQKINKYEQSMV, from the exons ATGTCGTGGTCCGGCGACTACGAGAAGtacatggcgacggcggcggccgtggccggGACGGCCATGGTGGTGCGCGGCGTGGTGAGCGAGCTGGTCCCCGACGAGCTGCGCGAGATGCTCcggtcggcggcgcggggcaTCCGGGCGCGCGTCTCGTCGACCCACACCGTGGTCATCGACGAGACGGAGGGGCTCTCCACCAACCAGATCTACGACGCCGCCCGCACCTACCTCGCCGCGCGGATCAACACCGACATGCAGCGCCTCCGCGCCAGCCGCGTCGACGACGCCCAGGGCATCATGATCACCATGGACCAGGGCGAGGAGATGCTCGACGTCCACGACGGCGTCGAGTACACCTGGCGCCTCGTCTCccgcgacaccgccgccgccgccaccgcccacgccgccccctacggcatcggcggcggcggcgccgccaacaGGAGGGGCCGCAGCCGCTTCGAGGTCAAGTCCTTCGAGGTGAGCTTCCACAAGAAGCACAAGGAGAAGGCGCTCAGGTCGTACCTCCCCTTCGTCATCGACACGGCCAAGGCCATGAACGACAAGCACAGGAACCTCAAGATGCACATGATCGAGTACGACGCCTGGACCGCTGTCGACCTGCGCCACCCCTCCACCTTCGACACGCTCGCCATGGATCACAGCCTCAAGCACTCCGTCATGTACGATCTTGAGAGGTTCGTCAAGAGGAAAGACTACTACAGGAGGATTGGCAGGGCGTGGAAGAGGGGTTACCTGCTCTACGGCCCACCTGGCACCGGCAAGTCCAGCCTcatcgccgccatggccaactACCTCAAGTTTGACATCTACGATCTTGAGCTCACCGAGGTCAAGTCCAACTCTGACCTCCGGAGGCTGCTCGTCGGGATGAGCAACCGGTCCATCCTCGTCGTTGAAGACATTGACTGCACCATCGACCTGCAGCAACGGGACGAAGGAGAGATCAAGCGTGCCAAGCCCACCTATTCAGGAGAAGAAAACGAAGACAAG GTGACACTATCTGGACTGCTCAACTTTGTCGACGGTCTGTGGTCAACCAGCGGCGAGGAGAGGATCATCGTCTTCACAACAAACTACAGAGAGCGGCTTGACCCAGCACTGCTGCGCCCTGGCAGGATGGACATGCACATCCACATGGGGTATTGCACTCGAGAGGCTTTCCGAGTTCTGGCTAGCAACTACCACAATGTCGAAAACCATGCCATGTACCCAGAAATCGAGCAGCTGATTGAGGAGGTGCTGACAACGCCTGCGGAGGTTGCAGAGGTCCTAATGAGGAATGATGATGTCGATGTCGCGCTTCAGGTTCTTGCTGAGTTTCTGAAGGCAAAGAGGAATGAACCCGGAGAGACCAAGGCTGAAAACAAGAATGGAAATCAGAAGATAAATAAATATGAGCAGTCAATGGTGTAA
- the LOC4339775 gene encoding AAA-ATPase At3g50940, whose product MASYDKAIESYKKAITTAASVAASVMLVRSVVNELVPYEVRDVLFSGLGYLRSQISSQHTIIIEETEGWSHNHVYNAVRAYLATRINNNMQRLRVSSMDESSEKMVVTMEEGEELVDMHEGTEFKWCLISRSISADPNNGNGSGQREVRSYELSFHRKHKEKALKSYLPFIIATAKAIKDQERILQIYMNEYSDSWSPIDLHHPSTFDTLAMDQKLKQSIIDDLDRFIKRKDYYKRIGKAWKRGYLLYGPPGTGKSSLIAAMANHLKFDIYDLELTGVHSNSELRRLLVGMTSRSILVVEDIDCSIELKQREAGEERTKSNSTEEDKGEDKVTLSGLLNFVDGLWSTSGEERIIVFTTNYKERLDQALMRPGRMDMHIHMGYCTPEAFRILASNYHSIDYHVTYPEIEELIKEVMVTPAEVAEALMRNDDIDVALLGLLELLKSKIKDASETKAESKDANKQTEENKDSKAMENKNDSSTDECT is encoded by the exons ATGGCGTCCTACGACAAGGCCATCGAGTCATACAAGAAGGCCATCACAACCGCTGCATCCGTTGCAGCGTCTGTGATGCTGGTCCGCAGCGTCGTGAACGAGCTGGTTCCATACGAGGTGCGTGATGTGCTGTTTTCCGGCCTCGGCTACCTGCGTTCACAAATTTCATCTCAGCACACAATCATCATCGAGGAGACTGAGGGCTGGTCCCACAACCACGTCTACAACGCGGTGCGGGCTTACCTTGCAACACGCATCAACAACAACATGCAGCGCCTGCGAGTCAGCAGCATGGATGAATCTTCCGAGAAGATGGTTGTCACCATGGAGGAAGGTGAAGAGCTGGTTGATATGCATGAGGGAACAGAATTCAAATGGTGCTTAATCTCACGTAGCATTTCAGCTGACCCCAACAATGGCAATGGCAGCGGCCAACGTGAGGTCCGCTCCTATGAGCTGAGCTTCCACAGGAAGCACAAGGAGAAAGCCCTGAAATCATACCTCCCATTCATCATTGCTACAGCCAAGGCCATAAAAGACCAGGAAAGAATTCTCCAGATATACATGAATGAATACTCAGACTCATGGTCTCCAATTGATCTCCACCACCCATCCACATTCGACACGCTTGCCATGGACCAGAAGCTGAAACAGTCAATTATTGACGACCTTGATAGGTTCATCAAGAGAAAAGATTACTACAAGAGGATTGGCAAGGCATGGAAGAGGGGTTACCTGCTGTATGGTCCACCAGGGACTGGCAAGTCCAGCTTGATTGCAGCCATGGCGAATCATCTCAAGTTTGACATATATGATCTTGAGCTGACTGGGGTCCATTCCAACTCGGAGCTCAGAAGGCTTCTAGTCGGAATGACCAGCCGGTCCATTCTTGTTGTTGAGGACATTGACTGTAGCATCGAACTGAAACAACGGGAGGCAGGGGAGGAACGTACCAAGTCCAACTCTACAGAAGAAGACAAGGGAGAAGACAAA GTAACATTATCCGGGCTGCTCAATTTTGTTGATGGGCTGTGGTCAACAAGTGGAGAGGAAAGGATCATCGTTTTCACGACCAATTACAAGGAGCGTCTTGATCAAGCACTTATGCGGCCTGGCAGGATGGACATGCACATCCACATGGGGTACTGCACCCCAGAGGCTTTCCGGATTCTTGCCAGCAACTACCACTCGATCGACTATCATGTCACATATCCAGAGATCGAGGAGCTGATCAAGGAGGTGATGGTGACGCCTGCGGAGGTCGCTGAGGCTCTCATGAGAAATGATGATATTGATGTTGCACTCCTTGGTCTACTGGAGCTCCTAAAGTCAAAGATAAAAGATGCCAGCGAGACCAAGGCTGAAAGCAAGGATGCAAATAAGCAGACGGAGGAGAATAAAGATAGCAAAGCGATGGAGAACAAAAATGACTCCTCAACTGATGAATGCACTTAG
- the LOC4339776 gene encoding uncharacterized protein: MGGGDASGGDGPEQELKRAAAAAYNYEGDARWAEYWSNILVPPHLASRPDVVDHYKRKFYQRYIDRDLVVEPMSSTGSTQPSGPEVRSSSFSSSENVRARSSGSSSRSAAPPPPPPQTDSATNPLRFDARTIHFSINAWVLVVAGLGMLPILPKHLADRACKLSLLGTILSSAYSLYSTYGKPRAWNMPAVQGWLQAVLGTKDFIHLMFSLMLFTSQLHLKIAALPVFCWALDHVARFLRRNFARSSFYRSYLEEPCLWVETNNTTLSLLSSNAEIALGFLLIISLFSWQRSIIQTFMYWQVLKQMYHAPVTASYHQSAWAKIGRIVNPYIHRYAPFLNTPISAAQRWWFR, encoded by the exons ATGGGAGGGGGAGacgccagcggcggcgacgggccgGAGCAGGAGCTGAAGcgggctgctgcggcggcgtaCAACTACGAGGGCGACGCGCGCTGGGCGGAGTACTGGTCCAACATCCTCGTCCCCCCTCACCTCGCCTCCCGCCCCGACGTCGTCGACCACTACAAGCGCAAGTTCTACCAGCGATACATC GATCGTGATTTGGTggttgagccgatgtcatccaCTGGTTCCACCCAGCCAAGCGGACCAGAAGTAAGGTCTTCGTCCTTCTCATCCAGTGAGAATGTCAGGGCCCGTAGTTCAG GATCAAGTTCCAGATCAGCTGCACCACCGCCCCCACCGCCACAAACAGACAGTGCTACAAATCCCTTACGGTTTGATGCACGGACCATACACTTCTCCATTAATGCCTGG GTACTTGTTGTTGCTGGTCTGGGGATGCTTCCAATTTTGCCAAAACATCTTGCAGATAGAGCCTGCAAACTTTCATTGCTGGGAACAATACTCTCCTCTGCATACTCTCTATACAGCACTTATGGG AAACCAAGAGCATGGAACATGCCTGCAGTCCAGGGTTGGTTGCAAGCTGTACTTGGAACCAAGGATTTTATCCATTTGATGTTCTCTCTTATGCTCTTCACGTCTCAGTTGCACTTAAAAA TTGCTGCACTACCTGTGTTCTGCTGGGCACTTGATCATGTTGCTAGATTCCTAAGGCGTAATTTTGCTCGCTCATCCTTCTATAG GAGTTACTTGGAGGAACCCTGTCTTTGGGTAGAGACAAATAACACTACACTCAGTCTCCTCAGTTCAAATGCTGAGATTGCCTTGGGTTTTCTTCTGATCATATCACTTTTCTC GTGGCAACGTAGCATAATTCAGACATTCATGTACTGGCAG GTGTTGAAGCAGATGTACCATGCTCCTGTAACCGCTAGCTACCACCAGAGCGCGTGGGCGAAAATTGGCCGGATTGTCAACCCGTACATCCATCGCTATGCACCATTCCTCAATACACCCATTTCTGCAGCCCAAAGATGGTGGTTCAGGTAG
- the LOC4339778 gene encoding RNA polymerase sigma factor sigC: MGLQMMRGRPCAPCCSSSSSSSSSSSSSWMPSKHPHAPLSRRKISSESLRALALHLLPKRRKYQNGDISRISASSSGVLEITENKSNNKADAERKILDDALDRKPQIDWVEEDISSWMDKSYTSSNLEYNLLMQNIQVLESSLAGKDLVRLERDILVHIERLGALKSFNASISRATLTQTYELEFSLPGDIIKLDPEIPLEEQNDVVIVRSGKSQERKLKRMKASEKGSRVSVKTPSRKSKKSSSSQFIAEWKNYPGRRRSIVREQSALLVTIKECANLEKIRENLLKDGSEVSHASWAKAAGIDEALLRSRLQEGYCCRERLLVTTEWLVKYIAKTYAGMGTAFEDLLQAGKMGVLNGAEKFDSQKGCKFSTYVKYWIRKAMLALLAENSGVIQLPARMEGIIRKVREARRAIRYNTGRNPPDAEIAALIGVSVANVRLARKCSRRVVSLYTEIGVGQNAKFVEVTPDTSLEAPDEAMFRMQLRERLLHVLDRLPPREGHVLKLRHGLEDGKCRSLEQIGSIYHVSKEWIRKIEKSAMSKLRNDDVHNELKDFCGF; encoded by the exons ATGGGTTTGCAGATGATGCGTGGTAGGCCCTGCGCCCCGTGCtgttcgtcctcctcctcctcctcctcctcttcctcctcgtcctGGATGCCCTCCAAGCATCCTCACGCGCCAT TGAGTCGAAGGAAAATCTCATCTGAGTCACTTAGAGCATTGGCCTTGCACCTCTTGCCCAAACGTCGGAAATACCAAAATGGGGATATCTCAAGGATTTCAGCATCTTCGTCCGGTGTGCTTGAAATCACCGAGAACAAGTCCAATAACAAG GCTGATGCAGAAAGAAAGATCCTTGATGATGCTCTTGACAGAAAGCCGCAGATTGACTGGGTTGAAGAAGATATCTCTTCTTGGATGGATAAGAGTTACACAAGCAGCAATTTGGAGTATAACTTATTAATGCAAAACATTCAGGTCTTAGAAAGTAGTTTGGCTGGTAAAGACTTGGTAAGGCTGGAAAGAGATATCCTTGTACATATCGAACGGCTGGGAGCATTGAAATCATTCAACGCGTCTATCTCCAGGGCCACTCTAACACAAACATATGAATTAGAGTTTTCACTTCCTGGGGATATTATTAAGCTTGATCCAGAGATTCCTCTCGAGGAGCAAAATGATGTGGTAATTGTTCGAAGTGGGAAAAGTCAAGAGAGGAAACTGAAAAGAATGAAAGCATCAGAAAAGGGCTCTCGGGTCTCCGTGAAAACACCCTCACGAAAATCAAAGAAGTCCAGTAGTAGTCAATTTATAGCTGAGTGGAAAAACTATCCAGGCCGAAGAAGGAGCATTGTACGAGAACAATCAGCATTGCTGGTTACTATCAAG GAGTGTGCAAACCTTGAGAAAATAAGAGAAAACTTGTTGAAGGATGGGAGTGAAGTCAGCCATGCAAGCTGGGCCAAGGCAGCTGGAATTGATGAAGCATTGTTGAGGAGTAGGCTGCAAGAAGGTTACTGCTGCCGAGAGAGATTACTGGTAACCACCGAGTGGCTAGTCAAGTACATTGCAAAGACATACGCTGGAATGGGAACAGCTTTTGAGGATCTACTGCAG GCTGGGAAAATGGGTGTCCTTAATGGAGCTGAGAAATTCGACAGCCAAAAAGGATGCAAGTTCTCAACTTATGTGAAGTACTGGATAAGGAAAGCAATGTTAGCACTTCTTGCTGAAAACTCTGGAGTAATCCAGCTGCCC GCAAGGATGGAGGGTATAATTCGTAAGGTCAGGGAAGCGAGAAGGGCGATTCGCTACAACACAGGGAGGAACCCACCAGATGCAGAAATCGCAGCCCTCATCGGTGTATCAGTTGCCAATGTTAGGTTGGCACGGAAATGCTCTCGTCGAGTTGTGTCGCTTTACACAGAGATCGGAGTTGGACAGAATGCAAAATTTGTG GAAGTGACTCCGGACACATCTTTAGAAGCTCCAGATGAGGCTATGTTCCGGATGCAGTTGAGAGAGAGACTGCTTCATGTCCTGGACAGGCTCCCCCCAAGAGAAGGGCACGTACTGAAGCTGCGGCACGGGCTGGAAGATGGGAAATGCAGGTCCCTGGAGCAGATTGGGAGCATTTACCATGTCTCCAAGGAGTGGATAAGGAAAATAGAGAAGTCGGCCATGTCCAAGCTGAGGAACGACGACGTGCATAATGAACTCAAGGACTTCTGTGGATTCTAG
- the LOC4339780 gene encoding transcription factor MYBS3-like, which translates to MHAIMARRCSGDYSTAGQRAGEEGGGGGGAGLRLFGVQLHAAAASSPASYLHKSYSMDCLRLQVSSPSSLQSSSSSPSPLTSSLLLSIDEGCERPAADGYLSDGPHGAAATMRERKKGVPWSEQEHRLFLAGLEKLGKGDWRGISRSFVTTRTPTQVASHAQKFFLRHNSAAKKTNNKRRSSLFDMVQDCDSGGRSLASSDPATRCNNNISASLSLQVSHHKSGDSAWPSSETPSVSEAQQGHGYGTSHHCSPLDLELGMSLSTTPSIGT; encoded by the exons ATGCACGCCATCATGGCGAGGCGATGCTCTGGTGACTACTCGACTGCAGGCcaacgagccggcgaggagggcggcggcggcggcggcgccgggctacGGCTGTTCGGGGTGCAGCTCCATGCTGCGGCGgccagctcgccggcgtccTACTTGCACAAGAGTTACAGCATGGATTGCCTGCGGCTGCaggtttcttctccttcctccttgcagtcgtcgtcgtcgtcgccgtcgccgttgacGTCCTCGTTGTTGCTGTCCATCGACGAGGGCTGCGAGAGGCCAGCCGCCGACGGCTACCTCTCCGACGGGCCTCACGGCGCGGCGGCAACCATGCGGGAGAGGAAGAAAG GAGTTCCATGGAGCGAGCAAGAGCACAGGCTGTTCCTGGCGGGGCTGGAGAAGCTGGGCAAGGGCGACTGGCGAGGCATCTCCCGGAGCTTCGTCACCACCAGGACGCCCACCCAGGTCGCCAGCCATGCCCAGAAGTTCTTCCTCCGCCACAACAGCGCCGCCAAGAAGACCAACAACAAGCGCCGCTCCAGCCTCTTCGACATG GTTCAGGATTGTGACAGTGGAGGAAGATCTCTCGCCTCATCCGATCCTGCCACTCGCTGCAACAACAACATCTCTGCTTCTCTGTCTCTCCAAGTTTCGCACCACAAATCAGGTGACAGTGCGTGGCCTTCGTCAGAAACACCATCAGTTTCAGAAGCACAACAAGGTCATGGATACGGCACTAGTCACCATTGCTCTCCGCTGGACCTGGAGCTGGGCATGTCCCTGTCCACCACGCCATCCATCGGAACCTAG